The DNA window GTCACCGCCCACGGCGGTGCCGGCAGCCCACCCGAGGAGCCGGCTGACCGCCAGCGGGCCCTCGCCGACGCGGTCGCGAGCGCCGCGACGGCCGACACGCCACTCGCAGCCGTCTGTCTGGCCGTCCGCCCGCTGGAACTGGACCCCGATTTCAACGCCGGCGTCGGCGGGGCCGTCCAGAGCGACGGCGTCGTCCGCACGGAGGCCGGTGTGATGGCCGACGAGGGGACTGCGGGCGCCGCGGCGGGATTGACGGGCGTGGCACACGCCACAGACGTGGCTCGTCTCGTCGCCACGGAGACGCCCCACCTGCTCGTCGCCGGCGACCCCGCCCGCGAGCTGGCGGCCGCTCACGGCGTGGACACCGGGGTTACCCTGCTGACCGACGCGACCGACGGGCGAATCGAGGCGGCGGACCCGCCACCCCTCGCCAGCGACGCCCATCTCGACTGGGTCCGCGAGCACTTTTCGGGCACCGACACCGTCGGCGCTGTGGCGACCGACGGCGACCGTCTGGCGGCGGCCACCTCCACGGCGGGGCGGTGGTTCGCGCTCGCCGGCCGCGTCGGCGACGTGCCCCAACTTGGTGCGGGCTTCTTCGCCGACGACCGAGGTGGCGCGAGTGCGACCGGCGAGGGCGAGGCAATCGCCCGCTTCGGCCTGGCTCGCCGCGCCGTCGAACTCCTCGATACGTTCAGCCCCCGGGAGGCCGCCAACGAGGCTATCGCCGAGTTCAAACGCGAGACCGGGGGACGGGCGGGTGTTCTCGTGCTGGACCACGAGGGACGTGTCGGGCGTGAACACAACACTGCCGCGATGCAGACTGCGCGAACTGACGACTGAGGCTTGCCTGCGGTCACTAGCGGAATTTCGTAGAGCCAGGAAGCCCCCGCTTTCAGTCTCGCCTGTAGCCGATTGGACAACCGGCGTGGGTGGACTGAAAAGGGCGGCCAGTTGCACGAACCCCCGACGACGCAAGCACTGCAGGGAACGGAGTGACTGAAGCGCGCAGCGAGTCGCGGGAGTGTAACTGGCCGGGGCTTTCTGGCTGTTTGGGGTGCTGTGAAGGGATACTGCTAGCATCGCGTTCTGGCTGTTTGCGGAGTGGTTGACGGCCAGAGCTAGCGCGGCGTTCCGGCTGGTCTGGATTGCAGTCCTCGCCCGCTTGACGAACACGCCTGCATCTGCTAGCGAACACAAACGCTTTCGGCGGCCGGCCCGGAGTCGTCGGGTATGAGCGACGTCGATTTCGAAGCCGAGCAGTACGAGAAGTGTCGCGAGGCCGGCGAGATACTGGCCCAGGTACGCGACGAGGCCGCCGAGCGCGTCGAGGTCGGGGTCTCCCACCTCGAAGTCGCCGAGTGGGCCGAGGACAAGATTCGGGAGCTGGGCGGAGAGCCGGCGTTCCCGGTCAACATCTCCATCGACGAGGAGGCCGCCCACGCGACGCCGGAACGGGATGACGACACCACGTTCGGCGAGGAGATGGTCAACCTGGACATCGGCGTCCACGTCGACGGCTGGCTGGCCGACACCGCGGTGACGGTGGACCTCTCGGGCCAGGACGAGCTGGCCGCCGCCTCCGCGGAGGCGCTTGACGCGGCTCTGGAGGTCGCCGGCCCCGGCGTCGACGTGGGTCAGATCGGCGCCGCCGTCGAGGACGTCATCGAGGGGTACGGGTTCAACCCCGTCGTCAACCTGACCGGCCACGGGCTGGGCCACTGGGAACAACACACCGCGCCGAACATTCCGAACCGCGAGGTAGCCCAGGGGGCGACGCTCTCGCCGGGCGACGTGGTCGCCATCGAGCCGTTCGCGACCGACGGCCGCGGCAAGGTCAAGGAGGGCTCCAGCGAGGAAATCTTCGCGCTCGAACGCGAGGGCAATATCAGAGACCGCACCGCCCGGCAGGTGTTAGACCAGGTCACCGAGGAGTTCAAGACGCTGCCCTTCGCCGCCCGCTGGCTCGACTCGCCGCGGTCGAAGATGGCGCTACGCCGACTCAAACAGCAGGACATGGTCCACGGCTATCCGGTGCTGAAGGAGGAAGATGGAAAATTCGTCAGTCAGAAGGAACACACTGTCATCGTGACCGACGACGGCGTGGAAGTGACGACAAGATCGCGGTAGCGCGGTCACTCGTGACCGCGGACGGCGAGGCCGCGGTAGGCTATCTGTCCGCGCTCGCTTGCGAGCGCGAACGGGGGATTTGGGCCGTGAGCCCGCGCCGGTACTCGCTGTTCACACCGAGCGCCTGAGCCGTGCCGCACCCACGTCAGCTGGCGAGCCGGCGGCTACCCGGCAGTCGAACAGTGAGAATAGCCCGTCTACGCGTTGTTCATCCGCGTGCTCGTGGTCGCACCACAGATCTGGCATTCGCTGACCCGGTATGGCTCCCGCGAGAACTCCGCGTTTTCCTGCTTGGTGCTCTCGGTCTGTATCTCGACGCTGACCGCGTGGGGTGTATCTCGTTCGCAGTCGGTACAGGTCTCGGACATATCGACCCCGTCGTTTGTGGTGGCCATCCTACTACGAACTCCCTTGGAAAACAGCATAAAAACCCTCTACCGTTCCAGTTGTTCAGACGGTTCATGCGCCGAAAGGAAGCCGACTGCGGTGGGCGACGGTTACCAGCGTCGAGAGCGCGCTTGGCCGCCGTTCTCAACGAGTGATATTCGGTTCATCGGTGTGAACGGCCGGTATATTTAAATACTAGAAACGGCCGGTCGAAGTGGTTTTGCACCGGCGTCCAGAGCCACCTGTATGGACAGCGTGTTCGCGCCGTGGCGCATCGACTGGGTCGAACGTGAGGACAAGAACCCCGACACTGACTGTGTCTTCTGTGCGTTCCGGGACGAGGAGGCAGACCGCGAGAACCGCGTCGTCGCCCGGAGCGACCACGCGTTCGTCCTGCTGAACAACTACCCGTACAACCCCGGACACGTGATGGTCATCCCCCACGCACACACCGGCGAGTACGGCGACCTCGACGACGAGACGCTGCTGGACCACGCCAGGCTGAAACAGCGGACCTTCGACGCCCTGGAGCGTGGCATGGGGCCAGATGCTTTCAACGCCGGCCTGAACCTCGGTGGGAAGGCGGCGGGTGGCTCCATCGACGACCACCTCCACACCCACGTCGTCCCGCGATGGGAGGGTGACACCAACTTCATGCCCGTCGTGAGCGACACGCAGGTCATCGTCGAGGCAGTCGAGGACAGCTACGACCGGATACACGAGGGGTTCGCCGAGCAGGACGGCACCAGCGTCCCCGGACCGGACGCAGCCGTACGGGTCGAAGCGCCCCCGAAGGGGCTTTAGGGCCGACCGACAACTGGAGGATAGATGTCCCGGCGCGACACACTCCGGCGGGTCGGCCTCCTCGTGCTGGGTGTCAACCTCGCGCTGGCGCTGCTGAAAGGCGCCGTCTGGCTCTCCACGGGGAGTCTGGCCGTCCAGAGCGAGGCGGTCAACAGCACCGCCGACACCGCCTACTCGCTGGTCATCGTCGCCGGGCTCTACCTGACGACCCAGCCACCGGATTTCGAACACCCCCACGGTCACGAGCGCATCGAGCCGTTCGTCTCGCTGTTCGTCGCCGCGGGTATCTTCGCCGCGGGCGGTATCGTGCTCTTCCAGGCCGGTCGGGCGCTGCTTTCGGGCACCGTCGCCTCCACCCAGGGCCCCTACGCCGTCGGCGTGCTCGTGCTGTCGGCGGCCGCGAAGTACGGCCTCTATCGGTACTGTCTCGCGGCCGGCGACGACTCCCACTCCCCGGCGCTGGTGGCGACGGCAAAGGACAACCGCAACGACATCCTGACCGCCGGGGCAGCGCTGGTCGGTGTCGTCGGCGCGTCGGCCGGCTACCCACTGTTGGACCCGCTGGCCGCCGTCGTCGTCGCCGTCGGTATCCTCTACACCGGCTACGAGGTCGTCCGGGACAACGTCGCCTATCTCGTGGGTGCCGCCCCGCCCGCGGACCTCCGGCGGGAGATTCTCGAACGCGCGCTGGCCCACGACCAGGTGGAGGGCGCCCACGACGTCATCGCCCACTACGTCGGCCCCGAGATCGACGTGAGCCTCCACATCGAGGTCGAGGGCGAGCTGACGCTGTACGAGGCCCACGATATCGAGACCGAGGTCATCCAGTCCATCAAGGCGTTGCCGGAGGTCGACGACGTGTTCGTCCACGTCGACCCGAAGGAACTGGGCGAGTGGAAGGACGACGACGAGGTCGAGCGGCTGGCCGACCTGGAGTGAGCGGGACGGTCGTCGCGCCGCTGTCGAGCCTGACGCCCACCCCTGCCAGCGGGACTCCCGGCGGGACCGCCGGGGGTTTCCCGCCACGGACCGTAGGTTTACGAACATGGCACATATGACAGCGGAACTCGACGACGGAACCGAGATAACCGGTATCGAGGAGGTCGTCGAGGGCTCACACGGCGTCCACCTGAAGAAAGAAATCAAGAACAACAACATCGAGCGCGTCGCCTACATCCCCTATCCGAAACTGGCCTACGTCTACCACGACCAGTAGTCCGAATTCGCGTCGGATTTTATTACAGACGATGCCGTGTGTTGTGGTATGACAGACGACAGCGAAACGGACGGCACGACGTTCAGACTCGGGCGACTCGTCTTCGGTCTCGGGATGGCCCTGCAGGCCTCCGAGGACTTCCGGGACATGGACGACACCGTCGAGTACGCCGAGTCGGCGGGGGTCCCGTTTCCCGACCGTATGGCCCCACTGGCCTCGGGGATGATGCTCGTCGGCGGCCTGGGGGTCGCGTTCTGGCGGCTGCCACGCGTCGCGACCGGCGCGGTGACGAGCTTTCTCGCGGTCGTCACCCTGACCATGCACGACTTCTGGAACGCCGACCCGGACGACCGCGACGGCGAACGGCTGGCCTTCTTCGGCAACCTGGCGATGTTCGGCGCGGCTGTGGCGTTCCTACACGAGGCCTGGCGTTCCGACTGAACGCGATTCCCGTTAAAAACCGCCTCAGTCCGCCAGCACCGGTCGCTCGACGGGCTCGCCGAAGGCGTAGACGGTGCTGTGACTCGTGATTTCCACGTCGACGAAATCACCGACTTCTAGCCCGCGCTCCTCGGCGTCGACGATGACGACCTGGCGGTAGGCCTCGTCGTAGCCCACCAGCGACTCGTCGGTCCCGTCCTCGACCAGGAGGACCGACGAGGTCCGGCCGACCATCTCCTCGTGGGCCGCACCGACCACGTCCATCTTCAGTTCGCTCATGGCCTTCGAGCGGTCCTTCTTCGTCTGGCCGCCAAGTCCCTTCATGTCCGCGGCGTCGGTACCGGGCCGCTTCGAGAAGCGTGTGACGTTGATCTTCTCCGGTGTGGTCTCCCGGAGCAGCTCCATCGACTGCTCGTGGTCGGCGGGCGCCTCGGTCGGGAAGCCGACGATGAAATCCGTCGAGAGCGTCCAGTAGTCGAGCGCGTCGTCGAACGCCTCGACGACTTCGAGATACTCCGAGACGCTGTGCTGGCGCCGCATCTCCGCGAGCACGTCGTCGGAGCCGGACTGGACGGGCGCGTGGATGAAGTTGTACAGTTCGTCGTGTTCGGCAAAGACCGCCGCGAGTTCCTCGCGAACGCCGTGGAGTCCCTTGGGGTTCGCCATCCCGACCCGCACGCGAAACTCCCCGTCGATTTCGGTGCAGATGCGTTCGAGGAGTTCGGGCAGGAGACTCTCGCCCTGGTTGGTGTCCCAGCCGTAGACGCCGGTGTCCTGGCCGGTAATCCGAATTTCCTTCGCGCCAGCGTGGACCAGCGCGCGGGCCTTCTCGACGTTCTCCGTCACCGACGGCGACTCGATGCGCCCGGTCGCCTGCTTGGTGATGCAATAGGAGCAGTCGCTCATACAGCCCCGGGCGATGGGGAGGATGCCGACGACGCCGTTGATGACCGTCTCCGTGTCCGCCGTCACCGTCGGACACTCGCCGTTCAGCACGTACTGTGGTACGTCGTCCCAGTGGAGCACT is part of the Haloarcula salinisoli genome and encodes:
- a CDS encoding isoaspartyl peptidase/L-asparaginase translates to MYVTAHGGAGSPPEEPADRQRALADAVASAATADTPLAAVCLAVRPLELDPDFNAGVGGAVQSDGVVRTEAGVMADEGTAGAAAGLTGVAHATDVARLVATETPHLLVAGDPARELAAAHGVDTGVTLLTDATDGRIEAADPPPLASDAHLDWVREHFSGTDTVGAVATDGDRLAAATSTAGRWFALAGRVGDVPQLGAGFFADDRGGASATGEGEAIARFGLARRAVELLDTFSPREAANEAIAEFKRETGGRAGVLVLDHEGRVGREHNTAAMQTARTDD
- the map gene encoding type II methionyl aminopeptidase, giving the protein MSDVDFEAEQYEKCREAGEILAQVRDEAAERVEVGVSHLEVAEWAEDKIRELGGEPAFPVNISIDEEAAHATPERDDDTTFGEEMVNLDIGVHVDGWLADTAVTVDLSGQDELAAASAEALDAALEVAGPGVDVGQIGAAVEDVIEGYGFNPVVNLTGHGLGHWEQHTAPNIPNREVAQGATLSPGDVVAIEPFATDGRGKVKEGSSEEIFALEREGNIRDRTARQVLDQVTEEFKTLPFAARWLDSPRSKMALRRLKQQDMVHGYPVLKEEDGKFVSQKEHTVIVTDDGVEVTTRSR
- a CDS encoding HIT family protein — translated: MDSVFAPWRIDWVEREDKNPDTDCVFCAFRDEEADRENRVVARSDHAFVLLNNYPYNPGHVMVIPHAHTGEYGDLDDETLLDHARLKQRTFDALERGMGPDAFNAGLNLGGKAAGGSIDDHLHTHVVPRWEGDTNFMPVVSDTQVIVEAVEDSYDRIHEGFAEQDGTSVPGPDAAVRVEAPPKGL
- a CDS encoding cation diffusion facilitator family transporter, coding for MSRRDTLRRVGLLVLGVNLALALLKGAVWLSTGSLAVQSEAVNSTADTAYSLVIVAGLYLTTQPPDFEHPHGHERIEPFVSLFVAAGIFAAGGIVLFQAGRALLSGTVASTQGPYAVGVLVLSAAAKYGLYRYCLAAGDDSHSPALVATAKDNRNDILTAGAALVGVVGASAGYPLLDPLAAVVVAVGILYTGYEVVRDNVAYLVGAAPPADLRREILERALAHDQVEGAHDVIAHYVGPEIDVSLHIEVEGELTLYEAHDIETEVIQSIKALPEVDDVFVHVDPKELGEWKDDDEVERLADLE
- a CDS encoding DoxX family protein is translated as MTDDSETDGTTFRLGRLVFGLGMALQASEDFRDMDDTVEYAESAGVPFPDRMAPLASGMMLVGGLGVAFWRLPRVATGAVTSFLAVVTLTMHDFWNADPDDRDGERLAFFGNLAMFGAAVAFLHEAWRSD
- a CDS encoding tRNA (N(6)-L-threonylcarbamoyladenosine(37)-C(2))-methylthiotransferase → MARYHIETYGCTSNRGETQQIEQALREGGHHPADGPESADVAILNTCTVLEKTERNMLSRAKELDAETPADLVVTGCMALAQGEEFHEAGLDAEVLHWDDVPQYVLNGECPTVTADTETVINGVVGILPIARGCMSDCSYCITKQATGRIESPSVTENVEKARALVHAGAKEIRITGQDTGVYGWDTNQGESLLPELLERICTEIDGEFRVRVGMANPKGLHGVREELAAVFAEHDELYNFIHAPVQSGSDDVLAEMRRQHSVSEYLEVVEAFDDALDYWTLSTDFIVGFPTEAPADHEQSMELLRETTPEKINVTRFSKRPGTDAADMKGLGGQTKKDRSKAMSELKMDVVGAAHEEMVGRTSSVLLVEDGTDESLVGYDEAYRQVVIVDAEERGLEVGDFVDVEITSHSTVYAFGEPVERPVLAD